A genomic segment from Arcobacter acticola encodes:
- a CDS encoding 4Fe-4S dicluster domain-containing protein codes for MAIEQINGCIGCEECIKACPTDVIRLDSKTKKAFIKYVEDCQICHLCRMYCPVDAITITPYKSIPVVVSWG; via the coding sequence ATGGCAATTGAACAAATAAATGGTTGCATTGGTTGTGAAGAGTGTATAAAAGCTTGCCCAACTGATGTAATTAGATTAGATTCTAAAACTAAAAAAGCATTTATAAAATACGTAGAAGACTGTCAAATCTGTCATTTATGCAGAATGTATTGTCCTGTTGATGCTATTACAATAACACCTTATAAATCTATACCTGTTGTTGTATCGTGGGGATGA
- a CDS encoding ArsS family sensor histidine kinase, which yields MNFNSLFTKIIFVFTISIALFLALFFSYFSYQKNFLNKQVIDNYIEITRYIHDNRLPPEEIESYLNKLNFELEMNPKKIIDNAVNIGAGPGFNIVKNQDNFYLLILAPNFKILFKDSRIYSFEYLGFWILVIVFIIFTLSFLWIIQSLRPLKNLKDQIQSFSNGNLEIDCKSDKKDEIADVANEFDTAVKKIALLLNSRQLFLRTVMHELKTPIAKGRIVSELIDDNKQKDRMISIFDKLNFLINDFSNIEQIVSKNYKINKFPISIDKILEKSIDMMMLENPQKKIEIENISNILIKVDLDLFALALKNLLDNGVKYSSDKKVKIIQKDNEILIISNGDKLQKPLEEYFKPYHNDTSNKNHGMGLGLYIVSEILNIHNMQLKYEHLENANIFKINL from the coding sequence ATGAATTTCAACTCATTATTCACTAAAATAATTTTTGTATTTACAATATCAATAGCCTTGTTTTTAGCACTTTTTTTTTCTTATTTTTCTTATCAAAAGAACTTTTTAAATAAACAAGTAATTGATAATTATATTGAAATTACAAGATATATTCATGATAATAGATTACCTCCAGAAGAAATAGAATCTTATTTAAATAAACTAAATTTTGAATTAGAGATGAACCCTAAAAAAATAATTGATAATGCTGTTAATATAGGAGCTGGACCTGGATTTAATATTGTTAAAAATCAAGATAATTTCTACTTACTTATACTTGCTCCAAATTTTAAAATATTATTTAAGGACTCAAGAATTTATTCTTTTGAATATCTAGGATTTTGGATTTTAGTAATAGTTTTTATTATATTTACATTAAGTTTTTTATGGATTATTCAATCACTTAGACCTTTGAAAAATTTAAAAGATCAGATTCAAAGTTTTTCCAATGGAAATTTAGAAATTGATTGTAAGAGTGATAAAAAAGATGAAATAGCAGATGTAGCAAATGAGTTTGATACGGCTGTTAAAAAAATAGCTTTGTTACTAAATTCAAGACAACTTTTTTTAAGAACTGTAATGCACGAGCTGAAAACGCCTATTGCAAAAGGAAGAATTGTAAGTGAATTAATAGATGATAATAAACAAAAAGATAGAATGATAAGTATATTTGATAAATTGAATTTTTTAATAAATGATTTTTCAAATATAGAACAAATCGTTTCTAAAAACTATAAAATAAATAAATTTCCTATTTCAATAGATAAAATCTTAGAAAAATCAATTGATATGATGATGTTAGAGAATCCACAAAAGAAAATAGAAATTGAAAATATTTCAAATATTTTAATAAAAGTAGATTTAGATTTATTTGCACTTGCTCTTAAAAACTTACTTGATAATGGTGTTAAATATTCAAGTGACAAAAAAGTAAAAATAATACAAAAAGATAATGAAATACTAATAATCTCAAATGGCGATAAACTTCAAAAACCATTAGAAGAGTATTTTAAACCATACCATAATGATACAAGTAATAAAAACCATGGAATGGGGCTTGGTCTTTATATTGTATCTGAAATTTTAAACATTCATAATATGCAATTAAAGTATGAACATCTAGAAAATGCAAATATCTTTAAAATAAATTTATAA
- a CDS encoding response regulator transcription factor, producing the protein MINILMIEDDPEFSLFLGEFLDKYNIKITNYEDPYLGLTAGISNYDLLILDLTLPGIDGLEVCEKISKSYDIPIIISSARSDVTDKIMGLQIGADYYLPKPYDPKEMYAVIQSLLRRSKKTNKIDEESVFEYDKSSLTIYFKKNELNLTHAEYEVMICLLKNKNTIVSRDQIVNECESLTDSYSKSLDVIIGRLRAKLEDDSKKPKYIHSVRGLGYKISQ; encoded by the coding sequence ATGATAAATATCTTAATGATAGAAGATGATCCAGAATTTTCACTCTTTTTGGGTGAATTTCTGGATAAATATAATATTAAAATTACTAATTATGAAGATCCTTATTTAGGATTGACTGCTGGAATTTCAAATTACGATTTACTTATTTTAGATTTAACTCTACCAGGAATTGATGGACTTGAAGTTTGTGAAAAGATTTCAAAAAGTTATGATATTCCAATTATAATTTCAAGTGCTAGAAGTGATGTAACTGATAAAATTATGGGACTTCAAATTGGTGCTGATTATTATCTTCCAAAACCTTATGATCCAAAAGAAATGTATGCAGTTATTCAAAGTCTTTTAAGAAGATCAAAAAAAACCAATAAAATAGACGAAGAAAGCGTATTTGAATATGATAAATCTTCATTAACTATTTATTTTAAAAAAAATGAATTAAATTTAACCCATGCTGAATATGAAGTTATGATTTGTTTATTAAAAAACAAAAATACAATTGTTTCAAGGGATCAAATAGTAAATGAGTGCGAAAGTTTAACAGATAGTTATAGTAAAAGCTTAGATGTTATTATAGGACGACTTCGTGCTAAGTTAGAGGATGATTCAAAGAAACCAAAGTATATTCACTCTGTTAGAGGTTTAGGATATAAAATATCACAATGA